ATAAACAAGATCATCAGTTTGTAGAGAATTTCTTCATTTATTTAGTGAGTGCGAGCTGAAAACAAGCTTTCTGTGCAGTCCATGTCTCCAGTGCCagaagtttatttttatttatgctgGAAAATACTATAGTCCTTGTGATGCGCAGACCCTCTTGGTCGGTCTCCCCTAAGGTGGGGGCCCAGCTGCGGAGGGTTCTGGGGCGAAAGCTACTTTATTCTGTAATTTGAATGCACCATTAAGCTGTAATTTTGTTTATATTGTATACCTAGTGACACAAACAGATGCTTATAGTAAGTCTTATTAAAAATCACTATTCAAGCCGTATTTTTGACCTTGCATTTTGGCAAGTATGGTACTAGTGATGACTTTATAAATACTACATTGTATAATTCGGATACGTGTAATGACATCGTGGTGTGTACCTGTTATCTTTTTGATAACACGGAAATGTGTGACAATCAAATTATCTGTCATGATACTGCTGTCTTTGACATTGTAAACACTAGTGGAAAGTGGTCTAATATAAGATGATGATTTACCAAGTTGAAAAGTGGGTGCTCATTATGTTCTTACTTCTTTCGGTTTCTCAACCGCTCTGTATTAGGCTAGTTTTCAATCTTGATGAAGTTCATCTTGGGTAATGGTTCAAGGATTAAGTCTGACTTACTGTTTTAGTTTCCCTTGGAGCCAAGTTACTTTTGCCTCTGACCAAAGTTTTCTCTTAAGTTGAATCTAACCAGATGAACATCAGTTACCTTCAAGGGCCATCATCATTTTCCCGCATTCGTCCTTTTTCTACCACGTCTTGGTAGAAccgtattttgattttttaaccaTGGAATGAGTGGTTATTTGTAATGTTGGTGGAGACTGCCAAAGAAGGTCAGATAATGGTTTCATTTCTTTGAGAGTGGCTCTTTATTGTATGGAATTACTGTTACCTGAATTGTCTATTTCTGAAGGAATAAGCTTCATCTTTTTGGTGTTGCTTTATTCTGTGCTTGAGTAAGATAGTCAATCTGATGAATGATATTAGATTAATATGCTGCCATCAAATTCACTTGACTCAGCTCGCACTGAGCTAAATGTAACTTTGATCTGTTTGGAAGACATCTATAGGATGGGAGAGCCAGAAGCCCAGAAGTGTCAAGTATAAAAGATAGCATTAAAGTAGGTAGGTtaaaatgaaaacttcattgCACAAAGAAATATTTAAGCTCCGTCGTTTCGTTTGGTTTGCATTGTTAGATACTGATATCAGATGCGATACTTTGAGCTTTTATCTTCCTTCTCTCAAGGTAGCTAAGTTGCTGCATGGTTGGCAAAAAAAGAAACTACGTGAGATGTGTTGGTGAAGGAAGGTGATCTTTTGCTTGCTGTTCGTTAGATATGCCTTCTGTCGGGGAAAATCTGTTTGATGCTGTTGTGGGCAAATAGTAAGATTACACCATAAGAGTTTAACTAGATTTATTTCAGATCAACCCAATGAAAAACACATAACGAATGGGGAAAATAGGAAGACATAAGAGGAGGAACAACATAAAAGAGAATATTCGTCCGGGACATTAGAAATGACACTATGCCGCTTCTCCCCTAACCTCTAATTAACCAAACATCACCTCCACAATACCCCATACACAACACACCAAGCCGATCATAACAGTGATTCTACCAGTTTGGAAAGGATATACCTTTTCCAAGATACATCTGAGTGAAGTAATTGATTGTTCCTCCAACAAATTATATCCCGAAAGCAGCAATAGCTATTAGGGAAAAATTTCTACGAAGCCAATGTGGTCGCTCTTCTTCCCTTCCTGCATCACCAGCATTGTTGTCAACTTCAATCTGCAGtgcttgttgttgttcttcctcTCCCCCCTCTTCCCTTCCTGCATCACCAGCATTGTTTTCAACTTCAATCTGCAGTGattgttgttcttctttttctttctcctcCAGCTGTATCTCTTCCTCTTTCTCCTCCTTTATCTCTCCTTCTAtatcctcctcttcttcttcttcttcctcttgtaTCTCCTCTCCTTCTTCctactcctcctcctcctcttcttcttcttcttcttcttcttcttcttcttcttcttctcctctccCTTTTCATCTTTGGTTTCCTCCTCCTTTTCCTCTCCGTCTTCTTTGTCTTTTTCTCCCTGTTGATCAGTTTGTTGATATCTTCATCCAGGGTTTCTTGTGATTCTTCTTCTACCTCCTTCTTGTCCTCTTCTTTCTCTGTTTTTGCACCTTGGGAGATAGTACCTTCAGAAGATGAAGAAACCCCAGTGGAACTTGTTCTCCTTATGATTGGATCAGCCATATCCAACAAAGACTCACTGTCATGAAGCTTGAAAGAAGCCCACACCACCAGTGACTGCTTTCCTTTTGGTTTTGAACTGCATCAGGAATAGGAAAAATGAAACATTAGTAACAAGATTATGGTTTTGAACTAGTTTTGAGAAAATTGTATATAAACCTGCCAAAAGGCTGCCTTTCAGTTAAAATCTCAACAAGCAGCACACCAAATGAAGAGATATCAGCCTTTGGATTGTCACTTCCCTGTTTGACATGCTCAGGCACATAATTTCCACTGTCTGCGGAAGCTTGTCTTGCAACATTAACAAGGACAATAATTGGTTGTGAGTATCTGGAAAAACTTGTGTTTTTTCTAGTCTCCTTACCATTTCTCATAACAGTTATGAGTGAAGAAAGGTTATAAGTGAAAACAATAGTGTACCTTGATTAGAGCACCGTTGCTGGCCAGTGGTTTTAAGGTAGTTAGTCTGCAATCACAAGTACAATGGTTAAGATAGATGCTGGTAGCCTTTAGACTGCTATGGATGGTGGGAGGCACACATAACGTGTGTAAGTAGCTGAATTATTTAAAGCCATGATAAACACGAAAGGCAAGCAAAAGTtcatcctcatccaccttactATATTTGCAGTCATAATTACAAAAAAGTGAGCCATGGTGCAAAAACTATTGCAGGTGAATAGAAGATTGCGAGTATAAACAAAGCAAGTGTTGTGTACTTACTTCAATGCCCGAGCAATGCAGATTCGGAGGCTCCAAGTCAGAGGCATGCACAATACATTGTGCAGGACATCATCAAGTGTCACAGTCCGTATGTACTCATACACAAGGAGGTGGTTTCCATGCCCCACAAAATAGCTAATAAGTGCAACGATATTAGAGTGTTTCAAAGGGGATGTGATTCGCGTCACTTCCATAAATTGTTCTTCATCAGTTATGGAGAGGGCTACAGTACTCTTAACAGCCAGAATCTTGCACAAAATAAAGAAGCAAGCAGAGTACGAAAACTTTGTAAAAAACATTCATTTGTTAATTACAACAAAGTTCTTAAAAAGCTTTTAGGTGATACCTGTCCATGATGTATGTTTGATCTATAAATAATAACAAGTGTTCCTTCACCAAGCAGATTTACAAGACTGAAGTGGCTTGTGGCCACTGTATAGAATTTTACACATATTGGGATTTTGCACTTGTTGGACAAACTTCTTCTTTTTGACATTTTCCATGAGGAAATTAGTGGACTGCTGGAGGAATCGAGGCTATCGTATTGAGCAGCTAAAGAACCCGTGGTGAATGGGAAAACAAAAGGCcaaaacaaacaaagaaaaacTCTTTTAAAATGTGGATAATTTTCACAGAAGCTATTTCACTGGAGAAGAGATTTTATGACTCATGATAGCAGAATCTCATAAACCTCAACTTTGATACTAGATGTAGAGGGTAAACATTAATGCTGGATGAATTACTACAACAAACATGCAGAATTAACAGTTTTTAAGTAGGGAAAGGATAACACACAACTACTTCATAATTGTCCAAGAACATAGGAAAGATTGTATCAACAAAATTGTTATTCGAAAGTAACCTAAAAAATTTAATCTAGTATAGTTTCAGTAATAGACAAAATGAGAAATGCTCTAACCTTGAGGTGCACTAATTGGAAGAGACTGCAATGAACTCATGTTGTCCAGTACTGTTTGTTTTCCAGTCCAATCAGGAATGAATTCTTGTTTGCTCAGTAGAGTTTCAA
The genomic region above belongs to Solanum dulcamara chromosome 5, daSolDulc1.2, whole genome shotgun sequence and contains:
- the LOC129889661 gene encoding protein STRUBBELIG-RECEPTOR FAMILY 2-like codes for the protein MYFVIIRIETLLSKQEFIPDWTGKQTVLDNMSSLQSLPISAPQVATSHFSLVNLLGEGTLVIIYRSNIHHGQILAVKSTVALSITDEEQFMEVTRITSPLKHSNIVALISYFVGHGNHLLVYEYIRTVTLDDVLHNVLCMPLTWSLRICIARALKQASADSGNYVPEHVKQGSDNPKADISSFGVLLVEILTERQPFGSSKPKGKQSLVVWASFKLHDSESLLDMADPIIRRTSSTGVSSSSEGTISQGAKTEKEEDKKEEEGEEIQEEEEEEEEDIEGEIKEEKEEEIQLEEKEKEEQQSLQIEVENNAGDAGREEGGEEEQQQALQIEVDNNAGDAGREEERPHWLRRNFSLIAIAAFGI